A single window of Streptococcus cristatus ATCC 51100 DNA harbors:
- a CDS encoding D-alanine--D-alanine ligase, producing MVKQTLILLYGGRSAEREVSVLSAESVMRAINYDKFSVKTYFITKAGDFIKTQEFTEKPSADEKLMTNATVDLSQQVKPSDIYQENAVVFPVLHGPMGEDGSIQGFLEVLRLPYVGCNILSSSVAMDKITTKRILESAGIPQVPYVAVIEGENLEEKIAEIEEKLTYPIFTKPSNMGSSVGISKSDNQEELRAALDLAFKYDSRVLVEQGVNAREIEVGLLGNYDVKSTLPGEVVKDVAFYDYEAKYIDNKITMDIPAKISDEVISVMRTNAETAFRALGGQGLARCDFFYTEEGDIFLNELNTMPGFTQWSMYPLLWENMGLPYSELIEKLVNLAEEAFAKREAHLL from the coding sequence ATGGTCAAACAAACCTTGATTTTACTATACGGTGGCCGCAGTGCTGAGCGAGAAGTTTCAGTCTTGTCGGCTGAGAGTGTCATGCGAGCTATCAACTATGACAAATTTTCTGTCAAGACTTATTTCATCACAAAAGCTGGCGATTTTATCAAGACGCAGGAATTCACAGAAAAGCCGTCTGCAGATGAAAAGCTCATGACTAATGCAACGGTTGATCTTTCACAGCAAGTCAAACCGAGTGATATTTATCAGGAAAATGCAGTTGTCTTTCCTGTTCTTCATGGTCCTATGGGCGAGGATGGCTCTATTCAAGGCTTTCTTGAAGTGCTGCGGCTTCCTTATGTGGGCTGCAATATCTTGTCTTCAAGTGTTGCCATGGACAAAATCACTACCAAACGTATTCTGGAATCTGCTGGAATCCCACAGGTTCCTTATGTAGCAGTGATTGAGGGTGAAAATCTGGAAGAAAAAATTGCCGAAATCGAAGAAAAATTGACTTATCCGATTTTTACCAAACCGTCTAACATGGGCTCTAGTGTCGGTATTTCTAAGTCTGATAATCAAGAGGAGCTGCGGGCGGCGTTGGATTTGGCCTTCAAGTACGACAGCCGTGTCTTGGTTGAGCAGGGAGTCAATGCGCGTGAGATTGAGGTTGGTCTCTTAGGAAATTATGACGTTAAGAGTACCTTGCCGGGCGAAGTGGTCAAAGATGTGGCTTTCTACGACTATGAAGCCAAGTATATTGACAATAAGATTACCATGGATATTCCTGCAAAAATCTCGGATGAGGTTATTTCAGTCATGCGTACGAATGCTGAGACAGCCTTTCGTGCCTTGGGCGGACAGGGATTGGCGCGCTGCGATTTCTTTTATACCGAAGAGGGGGACATCTTCCTCAATGAGCTCAATACCATGCCTGGCTTTACTCAATGGTCTATGTATCCCTTACTTTGGGAAAATATGGGACTGCCTTATTCTGAGTTGATTGAGAAATTGGTAAATCTAGCTGAAGAGGCCTTTGCTAAGAGAGAAGCGCATCTTTTATAA